From one Paenibacillus sp. FSL K6-1330 genomic stretch:
- a CDS encoding PLP-dependent aminotransferase family protein: MELGLPFETYVEQYRYKYLALYHAIRAAIHSGKLPEGTRLPATRELAKLYGVSRGSAAQSYDMLMAEGYVVSRQGSGTYVAEGIAMIDQPPLAEGAPVLSTWGQRLVSQSGDYTSAQMLLREPPPGTISFANARMPMEDFPYSEWRSALSYAGGSGGVELQNGAPPEGDLELRQAIAGHLRFTRGIQADPEQIVIFSGSMQGLVLMFQLLVDPGDQVVMEDPGYQGIYRGISLSGGIPLPSPVDDTGLIPRDWDASLLVVSPSRQYPTGAVLPLERRRALLNWARSRQAFIIEDDYDSEFRWGGKPIEPLRMLDNEGRVIFVGSFSKTMFTGLRIGYAVLPPSLVEAVVQAKALYEPISPAVLEQRALARFIVRGGYGRHLRRMTRLYGARYEALRQAMDTHASELFRLHPGDAGLHVYANWLRSEEEYAQFQEAARKRGVMFRDASVYHRIPGLPAACFGFSHLDIASIEEGVTRIAQAWLDMQKT, from the coding sequence ATGGAGCTGGGATTGCCGTTTGAGACATATGTGGAACAATATCGATATAAATATTTGGCTCTATACCACGCGATTCGCGCTGCCATTCATAGCGGCAAGCTGCCGGAAGGAACCCGCCTTCCCGCCACACGCGAGCTGGCCAAGCTGTATGGTGTGTCCAGAGGATCGGCCGCGCAGAGCTATGACATGCTGATGGCCGAAGGTTATGTTGTGTCCAGGCAGGGCAGCGGAACTTACGTAGCAGAGGGGATTGCCATGATAGACCAGCCGCCGCTGGCCGAGGGAGCGCCGGTGCTCTCTACTTGGGGGCAACGACTGGTGAGCCAAAGCGGGGATTATACCTCGGCACAGATGCTGCTGAGAGAACCTCCCCCAGGTACAATCTCATTCGCGAATGCACGGATGCCCATGGAGGATTTTCCGTATTCGGAGTGGCGGAGCGCGTTATCCTATGCAGGTGGAAGCGGGGGAGTCGAGCTGCAGAACGGAGCGCCGCCGGAGGGAGACCTCGAACTGCGCCAGGCGATAGCCGGACACCTGCGTTTTACGCGGGGAATCCAGGCCGACCCCGAGCAGATCGTGATCTTCAGCGGATCCATGCAGGGGTTAGTCCTCATGTTTCAGCTGCTGGTTGATCCTGGCGATCAGGTGGTCATGGAGGATCCCGGCTATCAAGGAATCTATCGGGGCATCAGCCTGAGTGGCGGGATTCCGCTGCCATCCCCGGTAGACGATACCGGATTGATACCGCGTGACTGGGACGCAAGTCTGCTTGTCGTAAGCCCCAGCCGTCAATACCCGACGGGAGCGGTGCTGCCGCTGGAGCGAAGACGGGCGCTGCTGAATTGGGCGCGAAGCCGTCAGGCCTTTATTATCGAGGATGATTACGACAGCGAGTTCCGCTGGGGCGGCAAGCCAATTGAGCCCTTGCGAATGCTGGATAACGAGGGACGTGTCATCTTTGTCGGTTCGTTCTCCAAAACGATGTTCACCGGGCTCCGCATCGGGTATGCCGTGCTGCCCCCAAGCCTGGTTGAGGCGGTTGTGCAGGCTAAGGCTCTGTACGAGCCGATCTCACCAGCCGTATTGGAGCAGCGCGCGCTGGCGCGCTTTATTGTGCGAGGGGGTTACGGTCGGCATCTTAGAAGAATGACTCGACTGTATGGCGCACGGTATGAGGCGCTTCGCCAGGCGATGGATACGCATGCCTCCGAACTGTTTCGTCTTCATCCCGGCGATGCCGGCCTGCATGTTTATGCGAACTGGCTGCGCTCCGAGGAAGAGTATGCCCAGTTCCAAGAAGCTGCCCGCAAACGCGGTGTCATGTTTCGGGATGCATCGGTATATCATCGTATACCCGGATTGCCTGCCGCATGCTTTGGCTTCTCGCATCTGGACATAGCCAGCATTGAAGAAGGGGTTACCCGGATTGCGCAGGCATGGCTGGACATGCAAAAAACATAA
- a CDS encoding pyridoxamine 5'-phosphate oxidase family protein: protein MRRDEFAMEDQQEIEDFLSGISFGFLGTADEEGIPRVTPLNFAYVNGAFYFHGSRMGEKMDHLRRTPAVCFTIADEYALIPSYFSDPEMACPATAYFKSVTAIGEVVIVDDLEEKALAMEALMTKLQPEGGYRAIDANDRAYIPRLKGVAVIKLAPQRMSAKFKFGQNLKPDSLQTVVEGLECRGKERDKETAGLICKYHPGPR from the coding sequence ATGAGAAGAGACGAGTTTGCGATGGAGGATCAACAAGAGATCGAGGATTTCCTCAGCGGCATAAGCTTTGGTTTCCTTGGAACAGCCGATGAAGAGGGGATTCCGCGTGTAACGCCATTGAACTTTGCCTATGTTAACGGAGCGTTCTATTTTCACGGCAGCCGAATGGGTGAAAAAATGGATCATCTGCGCCGGACGCCCGCCGTGTGCTTTACCATAGCTGATGAGTATGCCCTCATCCCTTCCTATTTCTCCGATCCGGAGATGGCCTGCCCGGCTACGGCCTACTTCAAAAGCGTAACGGCGATCGGCGAGGTGGTGATCGTGGATGATCTGGAGGAAAAGGCTCTTGCGATGGAGGCACTGATGACAAAACTGCAGCCTGAAGGCGGATACCGCGCCATTGACGCGAATGACCGGGCTTATATCCCCAGACTGAAAGGGGTAGCGGTCATCAAACTCGCTCCGCAGCGAATGAGCGCCAAGTTCAAGTTCGGCCAGAACCTGAAGCCGGATTCGCTTCAGACCGTAGTCGAAGGGCTTGAATGCCGGGGCAAAGAGCGGGATAAAGAAACCGCCGGACTGATATGCAAGTATCATCCTGGACCGCGTTAA
- a CDS encoding aminotransferase class I/II-fold pyridoxal phosphate-dependent enzyme has protein sequence MNPLVGQLNGKMQAGNPHVYDMLSTLGKEIYFPKEGILSQSAEATSHAKKYNATIGIATEGGVPMHLGVIQDKLSAYQPKDLYPYAPPAGKPELRSVWRNKMIQENPSLEGKSFSNPIVTNALTHGLSIVADLFVDEGDAVIYPDKNWENYELTFGIRRHGIHVTYPLFTDDMKFNAEGLRQALLSQKDKGKAVVLLNFPNNPTGYTPGAQEGAAIVSAIQEAAEAGMNIVVVTDDAYFGLFFEDSLKESLFGRLAGLHPRVLPVKVDGATKEEFVWGFRVGFITYAAEDKDVLDALEQKTLGIIRATISSASHPSQTFVLEALKAPEFHEQKEEKFVIMKGRANKVKSILDSGKYGDAWEYYPFNSGYFMCLKLNTVNAEELRSHLIHEYGVGTIALGEHDLRIAFSCIDEEYLEDLFDLVYKGIQDLQKA, from the coding sequence ATGAACCCATTGGTTGGTCAATTGAATGGAAAAATGCAAGCCGGCAATCCGCATGTGTATGACATGCTCTCCACACTCGGCAAAGAAATCTACTTCCCGAAAGAAGGCATCCTGAGCCAATCTGCGGAAGCGACGAGCCATGCGAAAAAATATAACGCTACGATCGGTATTGCAACCGAAGGCGGAGTCCCGATGCATCTGGGCGTCATCCAGGACAAACTTTCGGCTTACCAGCCGAAGGATCTGTACCCGTATGCCCCTCCAGCAGGCAAACCGGAGCTGCGCTCCGTTTGGCGAAACAAGATGATTCAGGAGAACCCTTCGCTCGAAGGCAAAAGCTTCAGCAATCCCATCGTCACGAATGCGCTGACGCATGGTCTTAGCATCGTAGCCGATTTGTTCGTGGATGAAGGGGACGCCGTGATTTATCCCGATAAGAACTGGGAGAATTACGAGCTGACATTCGGCATTCGCCGCCATGGCATTCATGTAACCTATCCTCTCTTTACGGACGATATGAAATTTAACGCCGAAGGACTTCGTCAGGCTCTGCTCAGCCAGAAGGATAAAGGCAAAGCGGTTGTTCTGTTGAACTTCCCGAACAACCCGACGGGCTATACGCCTGGCGCTCAGGAAGGGGCTGCCATCGTGTCCGCGATCCAGGAAGCGGCCGAAGCCGGCATGAATATTGTCGTCGTTACGGATGATGCGTATTTTGGATTGTTCTTTGAAGATTCGCTGAAGGAATCGCTCTTCGGACGTCTGGCAGGCCTTCACCCTCGCGTGCTTCCTGTGAAGGTCGACGGTGCAACCAAGGAAGAATTCGTATGGGGATTCCGTGTCGGCTTTATCACGTATGCGGCAGAAGATAAAGACGTGCTGGACGCACTGGAGCAAAAAACGCTCGGCATTATCCGGGCAACGATATCCAGCGCCTCCCACCCTTCGCAAACCTTTGTTCTGGAGGCGCTGAAGGCGCCGGAATTCCACGAGCAAAAGGAAGAGAAATTCGTTATTATGAAGGGCCGCGCCAACAAAGTGAAATCCATTCTCGACAGCGGCAAATACGGCGATGCATGGGAATATTATCCGTTTAACTCCGGCTACTTCATGTGCCTGAAGCTGAACACGGTAAACGCCGAAGAGCTCCGTTCCCATCTCATCCATGAGTATGGCGTAGGAACCATCGCCCTAGGCGAGCATGATCTCCGGATCGCCTTCTCTTGTATTGACGAGGAGTATTTGGAAGATCTGTTCGATCTGGTCTATAAAGGGATTCAAGACCTGCAGAAAGCTTAA
- a CDS encoding IS110 family transposase translates to MKDTIKYVGLDVSKENIAVSVADPGREGARYLGTIPHTEYHILKVLRKLGQPNELSVCYEAGPTGYPLVRLLTAHGYDCIVIAPSLMPSRPGERVKTDRRDSMRLAQLLRAGELTHVHVPTPEEEALRDLVRMREDVKEDRARIRQRIGKFLLRHQIAPKEPLRRWTAKYRLWLGRIPFESASQRLVLQEMLHQMDENEERLKRMEAAIHEEATEGHHAPLIQALQTLRGVAETTATGIVAEVCSFTRFGNAKAFMGYTGLVPREYSSGQSRWQGNITKSGNTHLRRLLVESAWSYRYKPALQGELKKRQQGKSPEIQAISWKAQHRLHRKYTKMLSKGKPSGKAVVAVARELSGFIWSIARELEEKGINR, encoded by the coding sequence ATGAAGGATACCATAAAATACGTAGGCTTAGACGTGTCGAAGGAAAATATTGCTGTATCTGTAGCTGATCCAGGAAGAGAAGGCGCTCGGTATTTGGGCACGATTCCTCATACCGAGTATCACATCTTGAAAGTATTGAGGAAGTTAGGCCAACCCAATGAATTAAGCGTTTGTTACGAGGCAGGTCCAACAGGATATCCTTTAGTTCGTTTGCTAACTGCACATGGATATGACTGCATTGTTATCGCCCCATCACTTATGCCTAGTCGTCCAGGAGAACGGGTAAAAACGGATCGTAGGGATTCGATGCGTCTGGCACAATTACTTCGAGCAGGTGAATTAACACATGTGCATGTACCTACTCCAGAGGAAGAAGCGCTTCGTGATTTGGTACGAATGCGTGAAGATGTTAAGGAAGATCGAGCTCGAATCCGGCAGCGGATCGGGAAGTTTCTCCTTCGTCATCAGATTGCACCTAAAGAGCCACTTCGCCGTTGGACGGCTAAATACCGGTTATGGTTAGGACGTATTCCATTCGAGTCCGCTTCACAACGTTTGGTTCTGCAGGAAATGCTGCATCAGATGGATGAAAATGAAGAACGTCTGAAGCGTATGGAAGCAGCCATTCACGAAGAAGCCACGGAAGGGCACCACGCCCCCTTAATACAAGCCCTTCAAACCTTACGTGGAGTAGCTGAAACGACAGCAACAGGAATCGTAGCGGAAGTGTGTTCATTTACCCGGTTTGGTAATGCGAAGGCTTTCATGGGGTACACAGGTTTGGTGCCGAGGGAATACTCAAGTGGCCAAAGCCGATGGCAGGGAAACATTACGAAATCGGGGAATACCCACCTTCGTCGTTTATTGGTCGAATCCGCTTGGAGTTACCGCTATAAACCTGCGCTACAAGGAGAGTTAAAGAAACGTCAACAAGGAAAATCTCCTGAAATTCAGGCCATATCCTGGAAGGCACAGCATCGACTACATCGAAAATACACGAAAATGCTGTCAAAAGGTAAGCCTAGTGGCAAAGCAGTTGTGGCCGTGGCGCGTGAACTAAGTGGATTTATTTGGTCGATTGCCCGAGAACTTGAAGAGAAAGGGATAAATAGGTGA